GACGCGGGGTGCAACCCGCTGCGGCGAGCACCGCAGCCAAAACCAAGCACGCAGGGGCTGATACAAATGAGGTTTTTGTTGCCATTGAGGCTGATGTTAAGCGCGGTGTCGGCCTCGCGGCGAAAGCCACACCGATACCGAACCGTTACGCACGGCGGGATCGCGGAGCGACATGCCACTGCGAATAACTCGGGGTCGCTTATTCCGTCGCCGCGATGCGCGCGCGGCGCCGTCAGTCCAGCAGCACGGTGGCGAACGTGCCGACCTCACGGAAGCCGACCCGGGCGTAGGCGGCGCGGGCCACGGTGTTGAAGTCGTTGACGTACAGGCTGGCAATGCGTCCGGTGCCCACGATCACCGCCGCCAGCGTGGCGGTGCCGGCGGCCCCCAAACCCCGCCCGCGGCGCTCCGGATGCACCCAGACCCCCTGTATCTGGCCCACCGCCGGCGACTGCGAGCCGACCTCGGCCTTGAAGATGACCTCGCCGTCCTCGAAGCGCGCCCACGCGCGCCCCGCCGAGATCAGGTTGGCGACCCGGCGGCGATACCCTCGACCGCCGTCGCCTAGCCGCGGATCGACACCCACCTCGCCGATGAACATGTCGACGGCCGCGACCAGATACGCGTCGAGCTCGTCAGGCCGCACCTGGCGCACCTCGGGGTCGATCGCACAGGCGGGCATGCAGTTCAAGGCCATCAACGGCTGGCGGTCACGCACGTCGCGGGCCGGGCCCCAAGCGGATTCCAGCCGCCGCCACATCGGCATCACCAGTTCGGCCCGCCCGACCAGCGACGAGCAGCGGCGCGCCGCGCTCATCGCCTCGTCGGCGAAGGCGTGCAGATCCTCCAGCGCGCCGCGCAGCGGAATCAGGTTGGCTCCCGCATAGCACAGCGACTCGTCAGCTCCGCGGCGTGTCCACAGTTCGCCGCCGATCGCGTTGGGGTCGATGCCGTGGTCGGCGACCCGCGCGGCGACCATGCACGATCCGACGGGGTCGGCGTCGAGGACCCGGCCCACGGCCGCGGCGTCGCGCACCACCGACACCCGTCGCTCGTCGACCAGGCGAAAGATGGGCGGAGCCGACATAGGGAGTCTTTCTGTGCGGCCGGGTGGCCCGAATAGCCTTTATTAGCTTACGGTCACAACGGGTGAACCGCTCGTAGTTGTGCCCGCTTCGGAGCCCATCTGGGAAGCCAGCCGCATGGCTTCTTCGATCAGCGTCTCGACGATCTGCGACTCGGGGACGGTCTTGATCACTTCCCCGCGCACGAAAATCTGGCCCTTACCGTTGCCCGACGCGACGCCCAGGTCGGCCTCGCGGGCCTCCCCCGGACCGTTGACCACACAGCCCATCACCGCCACCCGCAGCGGCACCTCAAGGCCCTCGAGCCCGGCACTGACTTCGTTGGCCAGCGTGTAGACATCGACCTGGGCGCGACCGCACGACGGGCAGGACACGATCTCCAGCGAACGCGGCCGCAGATTGAGCGACTCCAGGATCTGGTTGCCGACCTTGACTTCCTCGACCGGCGGCGCCGACAGCGAGACCCGGATGGTGTCGCCGATGCCCTTGCTCAGCAATGCGCCGAAGGCCACCGCGGACTTGACGGTGCCTTGGAACGCCGGCCCGGCCTCGGTGACACCGAGGTGCAGCGGGTAGTCGCATTGGGATGCCAAGAGCTCGTAGGCCTGCACCATGACGACGGGGTCGGTGTGCTTGACGCTGATCTTGATGTTGCCGAAGCCGTGCTCCTCGAACAGCGAGGCTTCCCACAGCGCGGACTCGACCAGCGCTTCGGGGGTGGCCTTGCCGTACTTCTCCAGGAAGCGTTTGTCCAGCGAGCCGGCGTTGACGCCGATGCGGATCGGGATGCCGGCATCACCGGCGGCCTTGGCGACCTCGGCGACCCGGCCGTCGAACTCCTTGATGTTGCCCGGGTTTACCCGCACCGCCGCGCAGCCCGCCTCGATCGCGGCGAAGATGTAGCGCGGCTGGAAGTGGATGTCGGCGATCACCGGGATCTGGCTGTGCCGGGCGATTTCGGCCAGCGCGTCGGCGTCCTCCTGGCGTGGGCAGGCCACCCGCACGATGTCGCAGCCGGCGGCGGTCAGCTCGGCGATCTGCTGCAGGGTGGCGTTGACGTCGTGGGTTTTGGTGGTGCACATCGACTGCACCGAGATCGGATAGTCGCTGCCCACCCCGACGTCGCCGACCATCAACTGACGCGTCTTGCGGCGCGGCGCCAAAGTCGGCGCGGGCGATGCCGGCATCCCTAGGCCGACGCTCATCGGTTCTCCTACTGAAACAGCCTGATCGGGTTGACCAGATCGGCGGTCACGGTCAACAGCATGTAGCCGACCACTAGCACCAACACTACGTAAGTTGCCGGCATCAGCTTGAGGTAGTTCACCGGCGCGGCCGCGACCATGCCGCGCGCCGAGCGGATCATGTTGCGGATCTTCTCGTACACCGCGATCGCGATGTGCCCGCCATCGAACGGCAGCAACGGCACCAGGTTGATCGCACCCAAAACAAAGTTCAGCTGGGCCAAGAAGAACCAGAACGCCACCCACAGCCCATGGTTGACGGTGTCGCCGCCGATAATCGACGCGCCCACCACGCTGATCGGTGTCTCCGGGTCGCGCTGGCCGCCGCCGATGGCATGCACCAGCGCGCCGACCTTGGTCGGGATCGCGGCCAGCGCCTTGCCCAGCTCGACGGACAAGTCGCCGGTGAAGGTGAAGGTGGCCGGGACGGCGGAGATGACGTTGTACCGCGTCGGCGGGTAGGCCTTGGGCGCCACGCCGATCATGCCGACACTCGACGGCGTGTCACTGTTGCCGGCCCAGCGCTGGGTGGGGACGACGGTGACCGGCAAGGTGAGCGTCTTGCCGTCGCGCTCGATGACGAACGGGACCGTGCCGTGCTGCTTGCGCACCGCGGCCGCCATCTCGTCGAAGGTGCGCACATCGGTGTCGCCGACCTTGACCACGACGTCGCCGACGCGGATCCCGGCGGCCGCGGCAGGACCGGGGCCGGTGCACTGCGCGAACTGGCCTTTACTTACTTCCGCTGGGACACACGCGGTTTCGCCGACAACCGCCGCAGTGGGCGGATGCAGATTAGGCAGGCCCCAGGCCACGGCGATCACGTAGACCAGCAGCAAGCCAATGAGGAAGTTCATGCCCGGGCCGGCGAGCAGCACCGCGGCGCGCTTCCAGGTTTTCTGCTTGTACATGGCGCGGTCGCGTTCGTCGGGCGCGAGGTCCTCGACCACCGTCATCCCGGCGATGTCGCAAAAACCGCCCGCCGGAATGGCCTTGACGCCGTATTCGGTCTCGCCGCGCCGCGTCGACCACAATGTCGGGCCGAACCCGACGAAATAACGACGGACCTTCATCCCGGTGGCGCGCGCTACCCACATATGCCCGCACTCGTGCAGCGCCACCGAGATCAAAAGGGCCGCCGCGAATGCCACGACGCCGAACACGAACATCATCGGGTGGGCATGACCTCCTGGGTGACGGCGCGGCGCGCCCGTTCACGCGCCCAGCGCTGCGCATCGAGTACGTCATCCACGGTAGCGGGTTCCGCGGCCCACTCGTCGGCATCGGCGAGCACGTCGGCGATGGTGCGCACGATCGCGGGAAAGCTGATCCGCCCGGCCAGAAATGCCGCGGCTGCTTCCTCATTGGCGGCGTTGTAGACGGCGGTCAGGCAGCCGCCGGCCCGCCCGGCGCGCCGGGCCAGCTCCACCGCCGGGAAGACCTCGGTGTCCAGCGGTTCGAACTCCCAGCAAGACGCCGTGGAAAAGTCGCAGGCAGCGGCGGCGCCGGGCACCCGGTCGGGCCAGCCCAACGCCAGCGCGATCGGCAGCTTCATGTCCGGGGGGCTGGCCTGGGCAATGGTCGAGCCGTCGGTGAACGTGACCATCGAGTGCACGATCGACTGCGGGTGGACGACGACGTCGATGCGCTCGTAGGGCACGCCGAACAGCAGATGAGTTTCGATCAGCTCGAGCCCCTTGTTGACCAGCGACGCCGAATTCAGTGTGTTCATCGGCCCCATCGACCAGGTCGGATGCGCCCCGGCCTGCTGGGGGGTGACGTGCTCGAGCTCAGCGGCCGACCAGCCGCGGAACGGCCCACCGGAGGCGGTGAGCACAATCTTGGCGACCTCGTCGGAGGCGCCGCTGCGCAGGCATTGGGCCATCGCGGAATGCTCGGAGTCGACGGGCACGATCTGCCCCGGCTTGGCCGCCCGCAGCACCAGTGGGCCGCCGGCGACCAGCGATTCCTTGTTGGCCAGCGCCAGCCTGGCGCCGGTGGCCAGCGCGGCCAGGGTGGGCTTTAGGCCGAGCGCCCCCACCAGGGCGTTGAGCACGACGTCGGCCTGCGTGTCTTCGATTAGCCGGATGACGGCATCGGGTCCGCGGTAGGCGACGTCGCCGATCGTCTCGGCCGCGCCCTCGTCGGTGACCGCGACATTGCTCACGCCGGTCTCGGCGCGTTGCCGGGCGAACAGCTCGGGATGCCCGCCGCCCGCCGCCAGGCCGACCACCTCGAAGCGGTCCGGGTTGGCGGTGATGACCTCCAGGGCCTGGGTGCCGATCGAGCCGGTGCTGCCCAGCACCAGAACTTTGACGCGGCGGCTGGTCACCCACCTATTGTGCCGTGTGCCTGCACGGCCCGGTGAATGTCGACGTCGCCGGAGCCGGTGCGCACCCGGATCAGCAGCGTCTCGTCCCCTTCAGCGGGTCCCTCGGACGACCGCAGCTGGTTGGTGACGACGCCTGAGCCGGTCACGATGTCGAGTTGAGCGGCGGTGCCCTCGGGTATGCCGAGTTCGATGTCGCCGCTGCTGGTGTGGGCGACCGCCGCGCCGCGAACCGCGGCAACGACGTTGACCGCACCCGACGAGGTCTGCGACTTCGCCGTGCCGCAAAGCCGGTCGACGGTCAGCGAGCCGCTGGCAGCCTGGAATTTCAAGTCACCGTCGAGCAGGCCCACGTCGACATTGCCTGACGCGGTAGCCGCCTTGAGCCGGCCGACGATCGACTGCACCGCCAGGTTGCCGCTGGACGAGGCAAACCGGAAGGAGGCGAATTCGCCCTCGGCGTGCACGTCGGCCGAGGCCACCGCCACCTGCACACCGGACTGCGACGGCAATTCGACGACGATGTCGACCGCGCCCATCCGATAACCCAGAAAACCGTGCTTGGCCGGCGCCACGGCCAGTTTGCCGTTGGCGCAGGAGATGCGGGCCTGCTCGGCGGACCGGACGTCGGCTTGGCGGGAGGGGTCGTGCGGGCGAACTTCCACGACGGTGTCGCGGCGGTCGGTGGCGACCAGGCGGACCGAGCCGCTATCGGCTTGGATGCTCGCCGTGATCGGTTGCGGGGTGGCAAAGGTCGGCATCGATTTCTCCTTATGTTGGCGTCAGCGCACCCAGCCGGCGACGTGATGACCGGTGGCGGATTGCGCGGCGGCGGCCGCGGCACGCACCAGCCAGGCGTTCAGCGACGACCCCTCGCGGCGAGCGGCGGCCTCGATCGC
This Mycobacterium xenopi DNA region includes the following protein-coding sequences:
- a CDS encoding DUF4097 family beta strand repeat-containing protein, whose translation is MPTFATPQPITASIQADSGSVRLVATDRRDTVVEVRPHDPSRQADVRSAEQARISCANGKLAVAPAKHGFLGYRMGAVDIVVELPSQSGVQVAVASADVHAEGEFASFRFASSSGNLAVQSIVGRLKAATASGNVDVGLLDGDLKFQAASGSLTVDRLCGTAKSQTSSGAVNVVAAVRGAAVAHTSSGDIELGIPEGTAAQLDIVTGSGVVTNQLRSSEGPAEGDETLLIRVRTGSGDVDIHRAVQAHGTIGG
- the ispG gene encoding flavodoxin-dependent (E)-4-hydroxy-3-methylbut-2-enyl-diphosphate synthase, which encodes MSVGLGMPASPAPTLAPRRKTRQLMVGDVGVGSDYPISVQSMCTTKTHDVNATLQQIAELTAAGCDIVRVACPRQEDADALAEIARHSQIPVIADIHFQPRYIFAAIEAGCAAVRVNPGNIKEFDGRVAEVAKAAGDAGIPIRIGVNAGSLDKRFLEKYGKATPEALVESALWEASLFEEHGFGNIKISVKHTDPVVMVQAYELLASQCDYPLHLGVTEAGPAFQGTVKSAVAFGALLSKGIGDTIRVSLSAPPVEEVKVGNQILESLNLRPRSLEIVSCPSCGRAQVDVYTLANEVSAGLEGLEVPLRVAVMGCVVNGPGEAREADLGVASGNGKGQIFVRGEVIKTVPESQIVETLIEEAMRLASQMGSEAGTTTSGSPVVTVS
- the dxr gene encoding 1-deoxy-D-xylulose-5-phosphate reductoisomerase → MTSRRVKVLVLGSTGSIGTQALEVITANPDRFEVVGLAAGGGHPELFARQRAETGVSNVAVTDEGAAETIGDVAYRGPDAVIRLIEDTQADVVLNALVGALGLKPTLAALATGARLALANKESLVAGGPLVLRAAKPGQIVPVDSEHSAMAQCLRSGASDEVAKIVLTASGGPFRGWSAAELEHVTPQQAGAHPTWSMGPMNTLNSASLVNKGLELIETHLLFGVPYERIDVVVHPQSIVHSMVTFTDGSTIAQASPPDMKLPIALALGWPDRVPGAAAACDFSTASCWEFEPLDTEVFPAVELARRAGRAGGCLTAVYNAANEEAAAAFLAGRISFPAIVRTIADVLADADEWAAEPATVDDVLDAQRWARERARRAVTQEVMPTR
- a CDS encoding GNAT family N-acetyltransferase, with protein sequence MSAPPIFRLVDERRVSVVRDAAAVGRVLDADPVGSCMVAARVADHGIDPNAIGGELWTRRGADESLCYAGANLIPLRGALEDLHAFADEAMSAARRCSSLVGRAELVMPMWRRLESAWGPARDVRDRQPLMALNCMPACAIDPEVRQVRPDELDAYLVAAVDMFIGEVGVDPRLGDGGRGYRRRVANLISAGRAWARFEDGEVIFKAEVGSQSPAVGQIQGVWVHPERRGRGLGAAGTATLAAVIVGTGRIASLYVNDFNTVARAAYARVGFREVGTFATVLLD
- a CDS encoding M50 family metallopeptidase, which translates into the protein MMFVFGVVAFAAALLISVALHECGHMWVARATGMKVRRYFVGFGPTLWSTRRGETEYGVKAIPAGGFCDIAGMTVVEDLAPDERDRAMYKQKTWKRAAVLLAGPGMNFLIGLLLVYVIAVAWGLPNLHPPTAAVVGETACVPAEVSKGQFAQCTGPGPAAAAGIRVGDVVVKVGDTDVRTFDEMAAAVRKQHGTVPFVIERDGKTLTLPVTVVPTQRWAGNSDTPSSVGMIGVAPKAYPPTRYNVISAVPATFTFTGDLSVELGKALAAIPTKVGALVHAIGGGQRDPETPISVVGASIIGGDTVNHGLWVAFWFFLAQLNFVLGAINLVPLLPFDGGHIAIAVYEKIRNMIRSARGMVAAAPVNYLKLMPATYVVLVLVVGYMLLTVTADLVNPIRLFQ